GACCAGATCGAGCTCGCCGAGCACGTCGTCGGGGAGATCCAGGCGACCATCTTCGAGGATGTCGACCTCGATGCCCTTCAGCAGCCGGAAGCCTTCGAAGCTCTCGTTGAGCCGGTCGATCTGCGCGCACTGTTCGCGCAGCCGACGGCTATCCAACCCATGCACCATCGTCAGTCGCCGGGAATGCTCGGTGATCGCGAGATATTCGAATCCCAGCCGCTGCGCCTCGGCAGCCATCGCCTCGAGCGTGTCGCGGCCATCGGTGGCCTGGGTATGCACGTGCAGATCACCGCGCAGCTCGGCAAGCTGAACCAGCTTCGGCAGCCGGTGCGCACGCGCCGCGCCGATCTCGCCGCGGTCTTCGCGCAGCTCGGGCGGAATCCAGTCGAGTCCCAACGCCGCATAAACCTCCTCTTCGCTGCTTCCGGCCAGACGCTGCCGGCCGCGGAACAGCCCGTATTCGTTGAGCTTGAGGCCGAGCTCCTGGGCGAGCTTGCGCAGTACGATGTTGTGCGCCTTCGAGCCGGTGAAGTAGAGCAGCGCCGCGCCCCAGGCTTCCGGTTCGATCACGCGCAAGTCGACCTGCAGGCCCGACTTCAGCACCACGCTGCCGCGCGTCTCCCCCGCCGCGAGCACGTCACGCACCTCCTCGTAAGCCGTGAAGCGCCGCATCACCGCCGCGGGATCGCGTGTGGCGATGAGGATGTCGAGATCACCGACGGTCTCGCGCGCGCGACGGAAGCTGCCGGCGATCTCGATCTTTTCCACCGCTTTTGCTCCTTTGAGCCAGGTCAGCAGGGAGCCGGCATATTGCGCGGCGATCGCCAGCTTGAGCCGCTTGCTCTGCGACAGATGCTGCTCGACCGCTTGCAGGATGTTCGCCTCGGTCTTGGTGCCAAACCCCGGCAGGGTGCGAATGCGGCCGTCGCGCGCGGCACGCGCGAGCTGCTCCAGCGTCTGGATGTCGAGCTCGTGCCAGAGCGTACGGACGCGTTTCGGGCCCAGCCCCGGAATGTGCAGCAGTTCGGTGATGGCCGGCGGCAGTTCCTGGCGCAGTTTCTCGAGCGCCCGGCATTTGCCGGTCTCGACGATCTCGCGGATCTTCGCCGCGAGATCCTCGCCGATGCCCGGCAATCGTGTCAGATCCTCGCCGCGCTCGACGAGGGTGCGCAACTCGCGCGACCATTCGCCGACGATGCGCGATGCATTGCGGTAGGCGCGGATGCGAAACGGATTGGCGCCCTCGATCTCGAGCAGATCGGCGATCTCGGTGAAGATCGCCGCGATGTCGGCATTGTGGATGGGCATATCCGAGCCTTTCCGGCAAATCGAGCGATTTCATTATCCCCTGAAATCGCCGGGGTGCGCTCCCTATAATCGGGCGATCCTCATACCGAATCCAACGATCGCCTCATGACCGTCCCCGCTCCCCTCAGCCCCGACCAGCTCGGCCAACGCTGCGACCCCGCGCAGCTGGGTTTTGCCACCACTGACGAGGTGCTCCTATCGCCCGCCGGCATCGCCCAGCAACGCGCTCGCGCGGCGCTGCATTTTGCGCTCGAGACACGCGCGCCGGGCTTCAATGCCTTCCTGCTCGGCGAACCGGGCTATGGCCGCCATCGCCTCGTCGCCCGGCTGCTCGACGAGCTGGCCCCGCGGCAAGCCGTGCCGCCGGACCTTTGCTACGTCTATAACTTCGCCGACAGCAACCGGCCGCGGCTGTTGATCCTCCCCCCTGGCCGCGGCGCGCGCCTGAAGGCCGACATGCAGCGTTTCGTCGCCGAACTGGCCAAGGCGATCGCCGCCGCCTTCGAGAGCGACACCTTCCGCGGCCAGGCCGAAGCCTTGCAGGAGGAATACAAGGAACGCGAAGACCAGGCGCTGCGCCGACTCGGCCAGACCGCGAGCGAAAACGGCATCGCCCTGCTGCGCACCCCGCAGGGTTTCATGTTCGCCCCGCTCAAGGGCGAGGAGACGATGGGGCCGGATGATTTCGAGGCCCTGCCCGACGCGGAGAAGGAACGTCTCAACAAGCTGATCGAAGCGTATGGCGAGAAATTGCGCGAGCTGCTGCATCAGTTCCCCCGCTGGCGGCGCGAGCTGCAGGCGCGCCTTCTGGCGCTCAGCCGTGAGACCATGACCCTGGCGGTCGGCCACCTGATCGAGGAGCTCAAGGCGCACTATGTCGATCTCATCAATGTCGTCGCCTTTCTCGACGAGGTGATGCGCGATGTCGTCGACAGCGCCGAAGAATTGCGCGAGACGAAGGGGGAAGCGGAAGGCCCCGTCGGGGCGATGGCCGGCAACTTGCCGCTGTCGCGCTATCAGGTCAATCTGCTCATCGACCACGGCGCGACCCAAGGGGCGCCGATCGTCTTCGAAGACCCGCCGAGCTTCCAGAATCTGATCGGCCGCGTCGACCACATCGCCCACATGGGGACATTGATCACGCATTTCACGATGATCCGTGCCGGCGCATTGCAGCGCGCCAATGGCGGCTATCTGGTGCTCGATGCCGACAAACTGCTCGGTCAGCCCTATGCCTGGGAAGGCTTGAAACGCGCGCTGCGCGCACGCCAGGTGCGCATCGAATCGCTCGGGCAGATCTTCGGCTTGCTGTCGACGCTGACCATCGAGCCGGAACCGATTCCGCTCGACCTGAAGGTGATCCTGATCGGCGAACGTCATCTTTACTACCTGCTCAAGGAATACGATCCTGAATTCGAGCAGCTCTTCAAGGTGGCGGCCGATTTCGACGATGTGGTGCCGCGCGAGGCGCCGACCATCACCGGCTATGCCAGCTTCATCGCCAGCGAGGTGCGCGCCAAACAACTGCGTCCGTTCGATGCCGCCGCGGTGGCGCGCGTCATCGATCACGCGGCACGGCTCGCCGATGATGCCGCGCGTCTGACCACCGCGACGCGCCAGATCGCCGACCTCTTGGTCGAAGCCGATTTCCATGCCGCGCAGGCGCAACACCCCGTGGTCGGCGCTGCCGATGTCGATGACGCGCTCGCCGCCCGCCGCGCCCGCAGCGAACGTCTGCAACGGCTCGGCATCGACGAGATTCGCCGCGGCGTACGCCTAATCGATCTCGCCGGCAGCCAGGTCGGCCAGATCAACGGCCTGGTCGTCTACGATCTCGCCGGCGAGCGTTTCGGTCAGCCGGTACGCATCAGCGCGACGATCCGCCTCGGCGAAGGCGAGGTGATCGACATCGAGCGCGAAGCGGAGCTCGGTGGCCCGATCCACTCGAAAGGAGTGATGATCCTCGCCTCCTTTCTCGCCGCGCGTTACGCCCGCCTGCAGCCTTTCTCGCTCACCGCCAGCTTGGTGTTCGAACAGTCCTACGGCCCGGTGGAAGGCGATTCGGCTTCGCTCGCCGAACTCGCCGCGCTGCTTTCGGCACTGGCCAATGCACCGATCCGCCAGGGCATCGCCGTCACCGGCTCGGTCAACCAGTTCGGTCAGGTGCAGGCGATCGGCGGCGTGAATGAAAAGGTCGAAGGTTTCTTCGACACCTGCCAGGCGACGGGGCTGACCGGTGAGCAAGGTGTCATCATCCCGATCGCGAACCTCGAACATCTGATGTTGCGACCAGACGTCGTGGAAGCCTGCGCAGCCGGCCGTTTCCACCTCTGGGCCGTCGCCAACGTCGACCAAGCGATCGAGCTATTGACCGGCGTGCCTGCCGGCATGCCCGACGAACAAGGCAACATCCCGCCCGGCACGATCAACTATCTGATCGCAGTCCAGCTCGCCGAAATGGCCGCCTTGCGTCAGGCGTTTGCCGAAGTCCATGGCGGCGGCCACAAGAAGCAGCAGAAAAAACACTGACCTCGCTGCCTTCCCACCTTCCCTTCCCCGGGCTATATTGGGTTTAAACCCAGATTGTCCATTAGACCGTCCTGTCATCGGATGAGCGTGAGCAAACCTTGTCATCCTGGACTGCGCGGGCGCTTTCGGTCTGCGGGCGGGCCCTTCGCGCCCGCGCTCCTCGCCAATAGACGAGGGTTTTGGCTCGTCGCGCGGACGCAAATCGCCTCGCCCTCGCCACGAAATCGCCTCGCGCCCTAATGGACAATCTGGGTTGAAAGGGGAAGCGATGGAACCGACGGCGATCATCCGCAAGACACCAGCCGACTGGCGAGTCGCGCCGAATTTCAGCGATTACGGCGCCGAGCGGGCACGTTTCGATTGGAATGCGGTCGCGGCAAGCCTCACCGGGCCGATGGGCGTGAACATCGGCTGGGCCGCCACCGACCGCTGGCTGGCGACGAAGAAGGCCGAAAGGGTAGCGTTTCGCTTCCTCGCCGCAGGCCAGCCGCCGAAAGAGATGACC
This genomic interval from Sulfuricystis multivorans contains the following:
- the polX gene encoding DNA polymerase/3'-5' exonuclease PolX, with product MPIHNADIAAIFTEIADLLEIEGANPFRIRAYRNASRIVGEWSRELRTLVERGEDLTRLPGIGEDLAAKIREIVETGKCRALEKLRQELPPAITELLHIPGLGPKRVRTLWHELDIQTLEQLARAARDGRIRTLPGFGTKTEANILQAVEQHLSQSKRLKLAIAAQYAGSLLTWLKGAKAVEKIEIAGSFRRARETVGDLDILIATRDPAAVMRRFTAYEEVRDVLAAGETRGSVVLKSGLQVDLRVIEPEAWGAALLYFTGSKAHNIVLRKLAQELGLKLNEYGLFRGRQRLAGSSEEEVYAALGLDWIPPELREDRGEIGAARAHRLPKLVQLAELRGDLHVHTQATDGRDTLEAMAAEAQRLGFEYLAITEHSRRLTMVHGLDSRRLREQCAQIDRLNESFEGFRLLKGIEVDILEDGRLDLPDDVLGELDLVVVAIHSRFDLPRAKQTERILRALDHPYVSILAHPSGRLIDARPPFDVDMARIVRAAKARGCFLELNAHPERLDLTDSDCLLAKDEGVLVAIDSDAHSRADFANLRFGLGQARRGWLEAKDVLNTRPLAELLPLLARTRK
- a CDS encoding Lon protease family protein, coding for MTVPAPLSPDQLGQRCDPAQLGFATTDEVLLSPAGIAQQRARAALHFALETRAPGFNAFLLGEPGYGRHRLVARLLDELAPRQAVPPDLCYVYNFADSNRPRLLILPPGRGARLKADMQRFVAELAKAIAAAFESDTFRGQAEALQEEYKEREDQALRRLGQTASENGIALLRTPQGFMFAPLKGEETMGPDDFEALPDAEKERLNKLIEAYGEKLRELLHQFPRWRRELQARLLALSRETMTLAVGHLIEELKAHYVDLINVVAFLDEVMRDVVDSAEELRETKGEAEGPVGAMAGNLPLSRYQVNLLIDHGATQGAPIVFEDPPSFQNLIGRVDHIAHMGTLITHFTMIRAGALQRANGGYLVLDADKLLGQPYAWEGLKRALRARQVRIESLGQIFGLLSTLTIEPEPIPLDLKVILIGERHLYYLLKEYDPEFEQLFKVAADFDDVVPREAPTITGYASFIASEVRAKQLRPFDAAAVARVIDHAARLADDAARLTTATRQIADLLVEADFHAAQAQHPVVGAADVDDALAARRARSERLQRLGIDEIRRGVRLIDLAGSQVGQINGLVVYDLAGERFGQPVRISATIRLGEGEVIDIEREAELGGPIHSKGVMILASFLAARYARLQPFSLTASLVFEQSYGPVEGDSASLAELAALLSALANAPIRQGIAVTGSVNQFGQVQAIGGVNEKVEGFFDTCQATGLTGEQGVIIPIANLEHLMLRPDVVEACAAGRFHLWAVANVDQAIELLTGVPAGMPDEQGNIPPGTINYLIAVQLAEMAALRQAFAEVHGGGHKKQQKKH